ctgatgtgccctgaccgacgcgggcattaaagtcacccaaaatatgcagtctgtcagttggattcaccctgcgcactgtctcatcgagctggccgtagaattgatccttggtctcaggttttgaactaagcgtacGCACCgagcgtaagcggaaattagcgtgacaaagccgctttttgtgtttagacgcaagaccataatccgctcggaaacgcctacaggtgtttctatggcgttgatgagatggtttcgaaccgcgaaacctacaccgtgctctcgtgtttccaaggaactcttgcccttccagtaaaaagtgtagttagcttcacgcaaagacccttcgtctgcagttctggtctcttgtaaggctacaatatcgatattgagccttttaagctccacgtcgatactgtaggttttgcgcagtttttgggcgcaatcggagcttccgtaggtgttcgggaagcctgtcctcatcgttcggacattccatgtcgcaaagcgcatgtaagcagcgttggtgtgggttttgagatttttgtttctttgagcaggtggttaatgtcacagcgtcaacgtctagctgtaaggcttgtgttccgttcacccaggcggaacaagttaacgctgaggcggatcagtaccttattgatcgggggctacccgacttaaagcaggcggtaactgatcaatggatctacgatggatcctcctactgtcaagagtggcccctggcgtccgcacttacgcctattcgtgctgacttataaccggtgactgccactctccgtgttgttttccacctgcaagacaggtgagcgaagtgtcctctccgtggatgctgctacgcctgggccaggcgactttatggcaacacgggcttgcccagagaaattcacactggcttaatataataaaaagttaacgacgtttttttaaaaaaagaaacaattcagattgtaaaaaaatatttgaagcaatagcttttaatgttgtttctttttacgggttagtaaataattataatttgtactcatactttgtttgcagaagtaatttgtgatatgatataaaaaagaataaatttcgcttaacagagcaaAAGCAGAGAgcgaagtacatctatttatataataatagttttcgcccgcagcttgacccatgtttgagggactgagacagatgtatgtcctttgtccttttctgttacaatgttaacattttttcggtcatgataatcggtcgagaagttaaaacgtaaaagcgtaacaaagaaacaaacacactttcacattcgtaatattagtaaggattcttttgaccctgttggtctagaagcgatatataaggccgctgatctcgaggtcctcagttcaatccccgggtggggctgatagaaagttattgggttattcttttgaaaattctcaatagcagctcggagtttggatgttagatgtgtgttcatacccgtgcctcggaaagcacgtaaagccgttggtcaagcgcttggactcccttcggttgttgttgtattgttgaaacgtaagcaatgaagttctgaacaaaaatatcatctatacttaatattataaatgcgaaagtaactgtatgtctgttacgctttcacggcttaaccacccccctataacacgcgtgcgaaactgcgagtgttaactagtattctaaaagcaaaacaaaaataagcttaataaacataactaaatctaaaagtataagtaagacattctaaaataattgtctaaccataaatcaataaaataacaaataaaaagctatcaataaaataaaaggtttttcgGGTAGGTGTCAAATAAAAGACAACACGGTTTTATAAGAGCTcttgttaatttcaattaaataaattggaagATCAATAATTACACTAATACAAATGTGCTAATAGTGTTCCCTACCTGCCAGCTAAATCTCCATAACACGGATTAAATCCCCCATAAACAGAAACattgaaagaatatataatacattcacaTTTGCACTATGGAGTCCATCAAGCACTCAATTCAAGACCTGACCGAACACTTCAACTCACGGATGGCTGAATTTCAAAAGACTCTTCAGAGTTCTATCCCAGCATCAAGTCCAACCACCAACATAGCGGCTCAGTTTAATACATTTAGAGTCTTTGTTTTAACTGCGTTGGAGAGCCTTCAGAAGCAAGTTGAACTCCTATCAAAGCAATACAACCAAATGGAGATGCGAAGTAGAAGGAAGATGCTCCTCTTGCATGGAATTCCTGAAGAAGTAAAGGAGAATGTACCAACTGTGGTGTCGAGGGTTTTATCAGATAAACTCAAGTTGCCCGAGTTTACCATGGATAAGCTCAGCCGATGCCAGCGATTGGGTCAATCCACGCGAGATAAGCCTCGAGCTATTCTTGTCAAATTTCATGACGCGTCGCTTCGTAATAAAATCTGGTACTCGAAAACATCTCTCAAAAATACGGGTGTGACTCTTTCGGAATTCCTTACTAAGGAGAGACATGAACTGTTTATGGCTGCGAGACGGAAGTTTGGAATATCTAAATGCTGGACGAAGGATGGTGCCGTTATTGTTACTGGGTCAGACGGTAAGCGCCATCGTATTGTCACAACAGCTGAACTTAATTCAATCAAATGCACACAGAATGATATTCCTTTGGCTACTATTCCCGCTGCTATTCCCAGTACCAGTTCTGTCGACTCAATTGGTAAATCTACCAGTTCCACACAGGCTATTCGAAGCAAGAGAACTGTCAAAAAGTAAGCTTTGTTTTGTTAGA
The nucleotide sequence above comes from Nymphalis io chromosome 27, ilAglIoxx1.1, whole genome shotgun sequence. Encoded proteins:
- the LOC126778918 gene encoding uncharacterized protein LOC126778918 produces the protein MESIKHSIQDLTEHFNSRMAEFQKTLQSSIPASSPTTNIAAQFNTFRVFVLTALESLQKQVELLSKQYNQMEMRSRRKMLLLHGIPEEVKENVPTVVSRVLSDKLKLPEFTMDKLSRCQRLGQSTRDKPRAILVKFHDASLRNKIWYSKTSLKNTGVTLSEFLTKERHELFMAARRKFGISKCWTKDGAVIVTGSDGKRHRIVTTAELNSIKCTQNDIPLATIPAAIPSTSSVDSIGKSTSSTQAIRSKRTVKK